The genomic DNA GCCAGCCGGAATAATCAGTGATCCTTACGTGAACGTGGCCGGCAGGCGTTTGAGGCTGCATGAGGGACTGAGGCGTGAGCCCCGTGCTCGCTGCGTAAGGTTGTATGACGCTCGCATTTCGCTGCTGCGTCGACGGCGACTGATGCATGGGCGAGTCATGTTGTTGGGGCTGCAGCGGCGACGGTTGGATCTGCCGCGCAAGCTGCTGCAGATGCTGCTCCTCGACGTTGTCGGCCTGCGCCGACACCGAAAGTGGGGTGCCGAGGTTTAAGCTGAAGACAGGACTCGACATATCCATCTCGGCGGATTTCAAGTTCGGGGCTTACACCCCGCCGTTGAAGTCAAAGATCCTATCTCTTCTTTTTCGGAAGGCCCTGCCGATGCTGCAGGGCTCCGGAAAACAGAACCTCTGCGCTACGTTATGCGAACATCGGTTTAAGCGGTGACAAGCTCACTGGCGTTACGTTCATAGAATATCTGAAAACGGCACATGGTCGACGCCAAAGAGTGCGCAGTTGCGTACGCATTTTGCGTGCGTATATCAAAAACTAAATGTATTTCCATCACATACCTAAAAGaataaaacaatttctttttttattttataactGTTACCTTTTGATTGAATTACTTAGTGTCTATCTTCggttttaatttatttttttggtTGAACTAATCACCCTTCGTTTGGAATACCTGTCTACCATggcaccatagagtttcttacaataattCTATGCTATGGCCCACACAGCCATAAAGTTTTCTACAATGTACTGTATGAAACTATATGCTATATCTATGCTACTGCCCAGTAAACCACGTGCGTGAACCCAACgccggccaaaaaaaaaaaaaactgcttgctATTTGTTTGTAAGATAGCGACGCCCTCTAAGAACCCACTTACGAACTTTTCTGTTCTACTGGGCAGGCATATGGAGTTTGTTGGCCTTGGGGTAAAAAATGGCGCTGCACATAAGGACGGCGCGTCTCGGGCTCGAAAAACTGTTGCGTTTGCCAGCGCTGGGAAAGCAATTGAGTACCTCTACGACGCTTCGTGTAAAAGAAAGTAAGCACTCGTACTAAGCGCCTTAATCACCAAAGTAACGTTTTCTGTCTTGCGCATTTTGCAGTTCGGGAGTCGCAAGAGAACAACACGACAGTGATCGAAGGCGTGTACGTCGACTCTCCCCGTAAAGGGTTCGTGGTGAAACCGAAGCACACGAGTTCCGCGTGCCCACTGTGCAGGCTGGGTTTAAAGAGGTTGAACCACACGGTAAGCCGAGTCACGCGAGTTGGCCAGGTGTATTGGACGGTGGCGCGTTACGTTTCCAACCGCAGGACGTGCTAATCCTGAGCCAATTCATGGACGGGCGAGGAAAACAGCTGCCAAGGCATGTGACAGGCCTCTGCGCTAAACAGCAC from Dermacentor albipictus isolate Rhodes 1998 colony chromosome 7, USDA_Dalb.pri_finalv2, whole genome shotgun sequence includes the following:
- the mRpS18A gene encoding large ribosomal subunit protein mL66, which codes for MALHIRTARLGLEKLLRLPALGKQLSTSTTLRVKEIRESQENNTTVIEGVYVDSPRKGFVVKPKHTSSACPLCRLGLKRLNHTDVLILSQFMDGRGKQLPRHVTGLCAKQHKIVGTLLYEAQRTGLIYNEEHTPKERWQELNNYFGRTKLKVDFGKPLIDIKEYLKKPPSM